The nucleotide window TTATACACACCCATTTCTTAACAGGTGGACAGGATATTTACCTCTCAGCATATGCTCGTATGCGGGAACCTGGTAAAGGCAGCGGCAGTGTCGGAAGGGAATTCGGACTTAATCGTGTGGGTTCACAGTGCGGCATGAAAGAGCCTGCATGATAGAGAAAACTGCAATGAAACCTTTCCCTAAATAGCAGCAAGAAGAATTGAAAGAGAAGATAAAATAATCACACTCGAACCAATTATTATGAATATTCACAGTTCATGTGATCAAAATACAACTTTCTGTGTATGCACGCTGAGCATTCACTTGATACAATATCTAATCGAAAGACAACACAAGGCTAGTGTTTAACATCCCCCTTGACCAATATCTCTTAACTTATTCCGACTATGTGATTGGCTGCCAGGCATGTGATCGGACATCCGAAatcagttaatcttaaagatacaaTGAAGGGTACAATAGAAAAGCGAGTTTACGAGAAAGTTATTGGCCAGGATTCCCCAGGAGTCGGTCGATGGCAGCATGGACATTCCCTGCAGTAGCAGTCAGAGCTCGGATGTTCTCCTGGGTATCAAAGAAACCCATTTCCTGGAGCTGAGACAACTGAGTTGCATAAAGCTCTTCCGCTGGCACTACCAAGATGAAAATAAAATTCAAATTAACAGTTTAATTACGACAGTAATTTGATCAAGTAAACACAAAAAGAAGCATCAATGGAAATAACAAAATTCAACCATTTGAAGTTGGGGGAACACCAAGACCTCCTGTCCCAAGTCCACCAAACATGTTCATCAAGAATTCAAGCCCGGTGTTGTTCAGCGTGCCTATCAAGTGTCAATCAGTGGGCATCAGAAAATGGTAGGAAAAACTAATGACATGATGATGTAAGAAACACATGTTAattcatatttttaaataatagccATTGTGACATTGAAACAGCTGCTTACAAAATTCCAGTCAAATCCGTTATAGTCTCACATAGCTACAACGTTAGGTCCTCATCTATCCATAGAGGCTCACAAAGAAACAAGGAGCTATGCTTTTACTTATCTAGTCATTGTCACCATTTCTGACAATTagccatatataaatatataataaaaacgaGTCAAAGGCTGCTAAATTTTGCAACCCATGAATCAAACGACTAACAGTCATGGATCACAAGACAATTTGGCTGAAGATATGTTGGAAGTTCTCACgaacaagagaaaaatcatcaaaatGTAAGAAAAAGATGATCTAAAACTGCAATTTGTTCTTACCAGTGCCGCCAGCTGTCTGCTCTTGTTCTCTGCAAGAGACAAACATGAGAGATCATTACTGAAATGAACCAAAATTTACCACAAGGAAAAGTGCActcaaaattaaaaatcaaaacAGAACTATTAAAATAGTTAATCCAAGTTAGAACTTAATTGCATGAGAAAATCTTCAAAATGCCATATGCAGGGTTTATTTATTTAGTTAATTAGTTAAGTTTACCTATTTACACATTTCGATGGCAAGAAACAAGAAAGACCACAAGAATTTATGCTAGTTTACAGATTTAGTGGCATTTGCAATGAGTAGAATGTTCATGAAAAAATAGTATGCTTTATATTTCAAGCAAAGAGAATAACTCACAGTCTTGACTGCTGCCGACCATTGTGGGAGAACAATGATTGTTGAATAGATAGAAGTTGCTGCAGGAAAGACTTATTTAGTTCACAAAAAAGAACACTATAAGAAGATTTAATAGCACTCCAATCACAGGTCACCTGCATAGTTTCAGGAGACATAAGCTGACGAAGAAAATCTGGATTTTGCAGCATCTCTCTTAACTGACCATTGGATTCCAACAGACTACGCATATTGGGGTTGAAATTAAGCACCTATAACAGTTAACAAACAATAGTAAGAATCCACATGCTAATCAAATCACCCACCAGTAGCTAAATCCTACCTGGTTCACATACTGTGGGTCAGAAAGGAGATTTTGCATCATCTGCATCATCGCAGGATTTTGCAAAACCTGATTTAATAGGGACGAATCCTGCATCCTCCCAACCATGTTTTCCAAATCCAGTGAACCAAGCCCATTTAATACCGGAGCACCAGGTGTGCTGGCAGGATTAGAACTTGTATTTACTGGCTGAGGCCCTCCAGCTGTCAAATAAACTGGTAAAATAGCCCACAGCAAAAGGATTCACAAATAAACAAGAAGATAAAGCAAATGAGATTATGAACTCACTATTGGTCCCCCAAGGGTTGGGGAGTGGATCAGTATTTGGAGCAGAACCAGTtgttggttctgaaccagtggttGAGTTTATCGATCTCTCTCTGCCTTGTGCAGCAGCCTGACTTCCCAAAAGAGCAGCAAAAGGGTTTGATCCCGCATCACCCCCTAAGTCTCCTCCCATGGTTGTCGCATTAAGGAATGGCTCCTGAACTGTTTCATACATACGCCGGAGCATGTTGAATCCTTCGGGAGAAGATTCAATGTTGCTCATAGCCCTGTCTGTATTACGCATCATCTCTCTCATGAGTTCAGGATTTCTTGCTGCCTCCATTGTCTGTCGCAGAGTGCTCGGATCATTGAGGACATGCGCAAGATCAGGATTGCGATCAATGATCTCACGCAATTGGGGATTGTTCATAAAAAGATTCTGGATTATATCTGGGTTGTTAATAATGTTCTGAATGGCAGGCATGTTCATAATTTCCGTCATTATGTTTGGGTTCTGAGCTAGCTGCTGCTGCATCTGATCCAGTTCTGGAATTCCAGTCCCAAACAGGCTAGCTGTCTCACTACCTGCGTCCCCGTTAACACTCATACCTGGAAAAAGTGAGCCTCCAAAACCAGATGCTGAGTTGCTATTtgaggttactgaagctccttgATTACCCGCAGCTGTGTTAGCTGATGTGGCTGATGGAGCAGCAGCACGAACCAAGTGAATGGTATGGTCAGATTCCACACCTATTCATGAAGAGAAGAAGAAATATAATAGAAGTTATTTAATGACTTAAATTTTAGGTGAGAATTCTTAGACCTTTAAGATGAAAAGACAAAATTACTATCAAATAATAGGAAAAACAAAGTGTCATATAAACTAACATTAAAAACAAACAGTCATTGCCATTGCAATGCATCATTGCACTTAATGATTTTTCTCGTACTTATTATTCTTGTTCAAAAGTAAATATAAAGTTCTCTCAAGCCAATGAACATTACATACTATAATTTACATACACTTCTGTTCACCATAAAAGTTTCTTCCTTATTTTTGAACTTGCTATTATATTTTTCCTGTTTTTTGTTCAGTTTAGGGCAATAAAAAGTGAAAAAGAAACACGCATTTAAAGAACTATGAAAAAGTTATCATGTACATCATGTCAATATAAACATTGATTATCATATCTAACTTCATCCGACAACTACAACTACTTTTACTTTGCACTTCATTGATCCCAAATactaagaaatcaaatcaatagCTAAAATTTGAGTTTCTTTCCAACATCCTAACCAAAATTTTCTACCTCTCaaacaaaattaaatataaaaaattaaaccaCATGATTGTCGCCTAATTATAATACATGGTACCATAAATAATGATGAAATATGACGGTAGGTACCCTAATATAATGTGGATTATTAAAGATAGCAGTGTCTAGCTAGAGAAGGAGTGAAGAGCATTAATCTGAGCCAAGTGATAAAGAACCATGGTTGATGGCATGAACATctaaagaaaatccaaaaaagCAGCAGTTAATGGGAGAAAAGCAAAAGGACTAAATGAGAATGGAAAGACTAGGCTACCctagtaatattttttttacttcagttttgataaaaataagttgTTTCTACTTCCTACTAATATATGGGGAAAATAGGCTTCAATAAACTCTAGTAAGTAATTTTCTTTTAAAGTTTCAATGAGGATCAGTTATCTCTAGTAATATGAGCAACTGCCAAATATTGACCAGGTAACGTCAACAACAAGCATCAAGCTATAATTTCATGGGTATGGAAATGCAAGATATAGAAAATCCATAAGTTTCTTCTAGGAAACTCCTACATAGGCTACAAGATAACTTTTCCAATGAGTACGTGCCTGATGTGCTTCCTAGTATAGTTAACAAACGCTGTCGACCACACAGAACAAAACAAGAACCCAAAAAGTTTTCTGTAGAAAGAAGATCCAGGAAGGTCAACAGCAACTCAAAAAAATCCATGCGAAATTCCAGAAAAAGCGAGACAGGATTTTCATGTCAAATTTTAAGTTCCTGATAGGAGAAGACTTGACTGAGAATATAGAGTAATCCATTTCTTCTGAGCTACTAAATATTGGCATAATAAGCTTATTCTTTTGAATCTAAGCAGAAATATAAGTATGCTCAGTGGTAAGACCACATTAGTTCCACATTTGTTAAGGCACCTTTTGGGTCCATCTGAAAGGACAAAACCGTACCAGTCCAACCCTAGAGCAGACAACTTATCATGACTCAAAGAGATTGCACCAGTGATGTCTAGTGTGGACCTTATCAGATGACGCCCACTGTAGACCAAAGAAACTTTAGCTTCCCAGCTAGGGATATCTGATACGCTCACATTTAGTTCTACATTGATTGGAGAGTTGAAAAAACAAAGTCTAATAACAGGCTAAAAGTGACTCTTCTCCTCAAGGTGCCTTTTCAATGTCACCCCAAAAAGACAAAACCATGCTAAGGGCCATCCCAAAGTGGATAATTTGTCATAGGTCAGAGAGTTCGCAGCAGTGGTGGCTAGTGTGAATTTATTACTTAggaaaaatatataatcataaatatcataaacACAAAAGAAGGTTAGTATTGAATGGGAAAGATAACACATGAATGATCATGAGTATAAGCATTCAAGCATGCACACGTGTTCATGCACAAACAAGGGTCTTAGTTTTCTATGTGGCCAAGCTACATCGTGGTGAGTGACATTGTACGGTCCATATATGCCGAGGCAGGCTATGCTTGTACTTGGCACATGCCTTGCTTTGTTAAGAGGCATCCATCAAGGCATACAACCATGCCTCTCTGCACTTTGTAGTGCACTGTAATGCTAGAGGACTGAATTCAAGTTTAAGAGCAAGAAATAGTAAAGAGATAACAACTTCATGATGACTTAGTTACTATTTCTCAAACTTAACTACATAATCTAACTGCAGATTTGATAATTTGGAACCAAATAGTGCAATAACATGAAAAGACAAGTATATGATGCACATGATTGAATTAATGTTGGCCAAGATGCATGACTAGTAAAATATGTGAACAAATTATTGAAACAAAAACACAAAGTTTGATAGGACGTATATTAAATGGCAAAGAGAAAAAAACACAGGAGAGCTTGTTCATTTCTAGGGCTAAACATAGAGCATACATATAGACCTAGTCCACTCACCGAGTATACATATATACCTGGTCTACTCACCCTTGTCCCTATTGTCAAAAGCCATATTGCTGACACTCCTCCCTATTTCTCATCATTGAGAGGACTATGATATGACAATCATAAACCTTGAATCATTTTTATAcatcaaaaagaggaaaaaaagaaaattagcaAGAAAGTTCTGTAGCTTACACGAGATCTCAGTTTCACTGTTAATACTGCTCTTAGGTTCTACAATATTGTCACAGGTCAGCAATAATATGACATCTTAAAAGACACAATATCATGTTTGACTACCATATTAAAAGCATGAGATAGAGTACACATGACCAAAATGAATAAAACAATTGTTAAATAGATCGGACAATGATCCGATAATGGCATATTAATTCAAGTATGAACAGAGAAAATTAATGAGCAATAAGATCAGTTACAATATTAGGCTAAAATTCACAGTCACATTGGAGACAAGTGAACAAACATTTGTATGCTCATAACCACATTTCAAAACATACCTAAAGAGACAACAAatttgatgaaaaatatattaggaaAATCATTCAAAGCAACAACTCATATCTATCAATAACATTGGTAGATTATAGGgacttgaaagaaaagaaaagggttTGCCAGCTCTGTCCAGCTCTGCTGGACAAGAAACAGGTTCGGATAGATATCATCTAAACCGTTTCCAGCCCTAAGTTGGTTCAGTTATCATTGCCAGTTGCAATTAAAGAATACACCAAATACAGCATCTTCAACAATATGTCAGATACGATAGACACATTTCGTCATCTTCACACTCCGATTTAAGCTTCAATAAAATCATGGAGGTGATAACAAATTCGATAACTACAACCCTAGCACATAAATGAACAATGTCATCTTTGCGCATAAGTCGTTGATTTCTACCACAATTTCCACAAGTATCCATAAGCATAAACTAAGAAGAAATACAAGACAAAGAAAAAGCACAGGTTCTACACGTGCATAACCTAGTCAACCATTCTGCAGGCAAAAGCGCCAGAAAGCAAAAGATCAAGGCCCGAAATTCTAACCTCTGCGAAATCAGGGCAAACAAAATACTAATAAAGAACATCAAATCTCCTACATTTACAAGCGACAGGAGCTCCGTAAAAGGGGGCGCGCACCGTAACTCACGAGCGTTTGATCGTCCTTCAAAATCCGGCCCTTGTAGATCAGCCGCTGCTGCTCCGCCTGCACGTCGGAGCTCCCGGCTACGACGGCCTTGAATGCACCCACCGTCGAGTCGAGAGCCGTCCTGACGGAGATCTTGGAGCCGTCGGTGCACCGAACGTGGACGGTGACGGTGGGAAGCCCACCGCCTGCCTCGGCGGAATCGCAGTTTGCGGCCATGGACGACGGGGACGACCCGGGGGAATCGGGAACTCCCTAACCCTACCGTGATGGGGGATGGGAACGGAAACGGGGCGGCGAGGTGGAAAGGAAGAAACAGCTCGTCGAAACCCCAAACGTATGGCAAAATATTAGTTTGCTATATTTATTTTCCCAACCTTGTAACAAAGAATATTTATCGCTCTCGGCTCCTATTTCTGTCCTCCGCGAAGTCGAGTCGGTGGGTCTTTCGTACGACTCAGTGACACGGTGCGATATATGCGACCAAGTTAACAGCCCTTTGCGTTGCTCACCGGAGATCTCCTGATCGTGATGAGCGGTAGAGATGCGATCGCTCGCACCCGTCGCGGTGTGGTGGGGTCGCGTGCCCTTGCATGACACGTGGATCTTATGCGGAGAGGGAACCGCATTGGCCGGAGCACCTACAGGATTTACGCGGCCGAGAAACGTAGCAAGGGCCCACCATTATTGCCAGTAGCAAAGCCCAGATTAACAAGGCAGACAGTCGTTTGTAGCTCGGTCCCAACGATCCGGTAGGGCCCACTGAGGCCCATGCCTTAGCCGGCAATGCCAAAGGCCCATCCTTTTGCGTACAATTGACGTACGTAGGATTTATACGTTTACGATCAGAAAATCGACATGAGAAAATTATTATAAGACAAATAAATTCCAGAGAAGGATTGTTTATTGTAAATGCATtcattattttctcttttttgttttatataatatttttctccctaatttgtgtgtgtgtgtatatatatatatatatatatatatatatatatatatatatactgctgaTCAAGCTGATAGCTGTGCTTTTCTTGGTCGTCTACGTTGATATACTGTTCTTTTTCTGTACAAAACTACCTGTCAACGTCGAACAAATGCAAGCAGTACAGCATATTTATTGCATCCAAGACAGAACGCCAAGGCAACGAAGTGAAaggaaagaagagagaagaaagaaagctGATACATACGAGCACAAGTGGTACTTTTAATTGCGGATCAGGAGACCCAGCTAAATTATCTAAGTTACTGGATATAAGATTGGCCGGTGATATCCCGATGGCGGCGGTTTATGCTTCGGCGGCGACACCGGCTGCGGCGGACCATCAGCGCTCTGGGTGGCGCTGGCCGGCGGCTTCTCGGCCGCGGTGCCACCGTCGTCGTCGGTGCCGTACAAACCTCCGCCGTAGGCCTCGCGAGTGACCGGCTTCATGTCGGAGATATGCGGCGCGGCGGCCGGGCTGCCGCTCCTCCCTtgcccgcctccgcctccgcctcgctCACCGTCGGCTCCTCCATTGCCGTTGAGTCGGGCAGGCACTCCTCCATCGCACTCCACTCTATTTGGTTCGGAGGCGGAGACGGTGCGGTAGAGGAAGAAGGCCATCTGCTTCCAATTATGCAGCCACCAATCGCAGGGGCACGTGTGCTGTTCCATTGCAACGTGGAGCCAAGCCAGGCCCGACGGCCATGACGTGCATGCGGGGACGTAGTCAAGGTATCATCCACATGACATTTGTCCAGGTGGGCCAGAAACAGGCATGACAAATCATATGCATCGAATCCGACCATCTGAACGAGAATTGTGATCGATATTATTAGCTTTTTGTTTATGAAAAGTTCAAGATATTA belongs to Musa acuminata AAA Group cultivar baxijiao chromosome BXJ3-5, Cavendish_Baxijiao_AAA, whole genome shotgun sequence and includes:
- the LOC103984586 gene encoding ubiquitin domain-containing protein DSK2a isoform X2 → MAANCDSAEAGGGLPTVTVHVRCTDGSKISVRTALDSTVGAFKAVVAGSSDVQAEQQRLIYKGRILKDDQTLVSYGVESDHTIHLVRAAAPSATSANTAAGNQGASVTSNSNSASGFGGSLFPGMSVNGDAGSETASLFGTGIPELDQMQQQLAQNPNIMTEIMNMPAIQNIINNPDIIQNLFMNNPQLREIIDRNPDLAHVLNDPSTLRQTMEAARNPELMREMMRNTDRAMSNIESSPEGFNMLRRMYETVQEPFLNATTMGGDLGGDAGSNPFAALLGSQAAAQGRERSINSTTGSEPTTGSAPNTDPLPNPWGTNTGGPQPVNTSSNPASTPGAPVLNGLGSLDLENMVGRMQDSSLLNQVLQNPAMMQMMQNLLSDPQYVNQVLNFNPNMRSLLESNGQLREMLQNPDFLRQLMSPETMQQLLSIQQSLFSHNGRQQSRLEQEQTAGGTGTLNNTGLEFLMNMFGGLGTGGLGVPPTSNVPAEELYATQLSQLQEMGFFDTQENIRALTATAGNVHAAIDRLLGNPGQ
- the LOC103984586 gene encoding ubiquitin domain-containing protein DSK2a isoform X3, which encodes MAANCDSAEAGGGLPTVTVHVRCTDGSKISVRTALDSTVGAFKAVVAGSSDVQAEQQRLIYKGRILKDDQTLVSYGVESDHTIHLVRAAAPSATSANTAAGNQGASVTSNSNSASGFGGSLFPGMSVNGDAGSETASLFGTGIPELDQMQQQLAQNPNIMTEIMNMPAIQNIINNPDIIQNLFMNNPQLREIIDRNPDLAHVLNDPSTLRQTMEAARNPELMREMMRNTDRAMSNIESSPEGFNMLRRMYETVQEPFLNATTMGGDLGGDAGSNPFAALLGSQAAAQGRERSINSTTGSEPTTGSAPNTDPLPNPWGTNIYLTAGGPQPVNTSSNPASTPGAPVLNGLGSLDLENMVGRMQDSSLLNQVLQNPAMMQMMQNLLSDPQYVNQVLNFNPNMRSLLESNGQLREMLQNPDFLRQLMSPETMQQLLSIQQSLFSHNGRQQSRLEQEQTAGGTGTLNNTGLEFLMNMFGGLGTGGLVPAEELYATQLSQLQEMGFFDTQENIRALTATAGNVHAAIDRLLGNPGQ
- the LOC103984586 gene encoding ubiquitin domain-containing protein DSK2a isoform X1, producing the protein MAANCDSAEAGGGLPTVTVHVRCTDGSKISVRTALDSTVGAFKAVVAGSSDVQAEQQRLIYKGRILKDDQTLVSYGVESDHTIHLVRAAAPSATSANTAAGNQGASVTSNSNSASGFGGSLFPGMSVNGDAGSETASLFGTGIPELDQMQQQLAQNPNIMTEIMNMPAIQNIINNPDIIQNLFMNNPQLREIIDRNPDLAHVLNDPSTLRQTMEAARNPELMREMMRNTDRAMSNIESSPEGFNMLRRMYETVQEPFLNATTMGGDLGGDAGSNPFAALLGSQAAAQGRERSINSTTGSEPTTGSAPNTDPLPNPWGTNIYLTAGGPQPVNTSSNPASTPGAPVLNGLGSLDLENMVGRMQDSSLLNQVLQNPAMMQMMQNLLSDPQYVNQVLNFNPNMRSLLESNGQLREMLQNPDFLRQLMSPETMQQLLSIQQSLFSHNGRQQSRLEQEQTAGGTGTLNNTGLEFLMNMFGGLGTGGLGVPPTSNVPAEELYATQLSQLQEMGFFDTQENIRALTATAGNVHAAIDRLLGNPGQ